In the Candidatus Brocadiia bacterium genome, one interval contains:
- a CDS encoding nitrilase-related carbon-nitrogen hydrolase, with product MKNTVRCGLIQASNVKGPEASNQAIKKAAIDKHLKLIKQAADKKVQIVCLQELFYGPYFAAEQNSRWYDLAEKVPGGPTISLLRKIAKKYNMVIVAPVYEEEMPGEYYNTAAVIDADGTYLGKYRKSHLPHCHPGFWEKFYFRPGNLGYPVFQTRYAKVGVYLCYDRHHPEGARIMGLKGAEILFNPNATVAGLSEHIWKLGMPAYAAINQYYVGVINRVGREKPWNTGDFYGTSYFANPRGKIIAQAGRNNDEVLIADLDMDFIREVRNNWQFYRDRRPETYSELCEL from the coding sequence ATGAAAAATACCGTCAGATGCGGATTGATACAAGCCTCTAATGTCAAAGGTCCGGAAGCATCAAACCAGGCCATTAAGAAAGCTGCTATTGACAAACACCTTAAGCTTATCAAGCAGGCCGCAGATAAAAAAGTCCAGATAGTTTGCCTGCAGGAACTATTTTATGGCCCATACTTCGCGGCCGAACAAAACTCACGCTGGTATGACTTGGCCGAGAAAGTACCCGGCGGGCCGACCATTTCGCTGCTCCGTAAAATAGCCAAGAAATACAACATGGTTATCGTCGCTCCGGTTTACGAAGAAGAAATGCCCGGCGAATACTATAACACCGCGGCGGTGATTGACGCGGACGGTACCTATCTTGGAAAATACCGCAAAAGCCACCTGCCCCACTGTCATCCGGGGTTCTGGGAAAAGTTCTATTTCCGGCCGGGGAACCTGGGCTACCCGGTATTCCAAACGCGATATGCCAAGGTCGGTGTTTACCTCTGTTATGACCGCCACCATCCTGAAGGTGCCCGGATAATGGGCTTGAAAGGCGCCGAGATACTCTTTAATCCCAATGCCACCGTAGCCGGTCTTTCCGAACATATCTGGAAGCTGGGCATGCCGGCTTATGCGGCCATAAACCAATATTACGTCGGCGTAATTAACCGGGTCGGCCGGGAAAAACCCTGGAATACCGGAGATTTCTACGGCACCAGCTATTTCGCCAACCCGCGCGGCAAGATTATCGCCCAGGCCGGCCGTAATAATGATGAAGTCCTGATAGCTGACCTGGATATGGATTTTATCCGGGAAGTCCGTAATAACTGGCAGTTTTACCGCGACCGGCGGCCGGAAACCTATTCGGAACTGTGCGAATTATAG
- the tal gene encoding transaldolase: MTHPLLELAKIQSIWYDNIERRLLKNGELKQLIADGISGVTSNPSIFEKAILSSADYDADIARLAKSGKSPDDIYNELTVSDIAEAADMLKPVFEQSNHRDGFVSIEVSPEYAHDKAKTIESAKYLFQRLSRPNIMIKIPATVECIPAIRELIADGVNINITLIFSLDHYRVVAEAYIAGLEDRLKRKLPLNNVHSVASVFISRIDTRLDAICPEPELKGKPAVANTKVIYQDYRKTFWSDRFDKLAKAGANRQRILWGSTSTKNPAYPDIKYVQEIIAPDSINTVPPATIKAFKDHGRPEITIDKDIDGARKVLESLKQHRIDIVKECQAIQDEGVKSFADAYKKTIDAIKSKTSQLKGK; the protein is encoded by the coding sequence ATGACACACCCGTTATTGGAACTAGCTAAAATCCAGAGCATCTGGTATGACAACATCGAACGGCGCCTGCTCAAGAACGGCGAGCTCAAGCAACTTATCGCCGACGGCATCAGCGGCGTCACTTCCAATCCGTCCATATTCGAAAAAGCCATCCTGTCATCTGCTGATTACGACGCCGACATCGCCCGGCTGGCCAAGTCTGGCAAGTCGCCCGATGATATTTACAACGAACTGACCGTCAGCGACATCGCCGAGGCGGCCGATATGCTCAAGCCCGTCTTTGAACAGTCTAATCATCGGGACGGGTTCGTCAGCATCGAGGTATCGCCCGAATACGCGCACGACAAAGCCAAAACGATAGAATCGGCCAAATACCTCTTCCAGCGGCTGTCCCGCCCTAACATAATGATAAAAATACCGGCCACGGTAGAATGCATCCCGGCCATCAGGGAGCTGATTGCCGACGGCGTCAATATCAACATCACCCTGATATTTTCCCTGGACCATTACCGGGTCGTAGCCGAAGCCTACATCGCCGGTCTGGAAGACCGGCTCAAGCGGAAACTGCCATTGAATAACGTGCACTCCGTAGCCAGCGTCTTCATCAGCCGGATAGACACCCGGCTGGACGCCATCTGCCCGGAACCGGAGCTCAAAGGCAAACCGGCCGTGGCCAATACAAAAGTGATTTACCAGGATTACCGGAAAACATTCTGGTCCGACCGGTTCGACAAACTGGCCAAGGCCGGGGCCAACCGCCAGCGCATCCTCTGGGGCAGCACCAGCACCAAGAACCCGGCATACCCCGATATCAAATACGTCCAGGAAATAATCGCCCCGGACAGCATTAATACCGTCCCGCCGGCCACCATCAAGGCGTTCAAAGACCACGGCCGGCCGGAAATAACCATAGACAAAGATATCGACGGCGCCCGGAAGGTGCTGGAATCGCTCAAACAGCACCGGATAGACATCGTCAAGGAATGCCAGGCCATCCAGGACGAAGGCGTCAAGTCATTCGCCGACGCCTACAAAAAGACCATTGACGCAATTAAATCCAAGACCAGCCAGCTTAAAGGAAAATGA
- a CDS encoding kelch repeat-containing protein encodes MRKKLGLFVCLALLLGMAILVNTGAKGCTSALQQNNETGNSFVAEAPYNLTATASSSTQVVLTWQEDSLSEQGVRVQRKAGTTGVYITIVNLGRDVHSYTDTSVAPAINYYYRTRNFYTNAESEYSNEASVTTPDTGWDMPFTLNGAGTSATSASITWSDNFSSEQGFLIERKTGSSGTYAQVGSVTANVITYTDTTLTQSMTYYYRIKADYATNNGIYSQETLARTSGITSDFWAALSSTSAPISRSQHTAIWADGYGMIIYGGNLFQTGGIYSPTANSWATINPVGTPSGRHHHTAVWTGTQMIIWGGDDGIQTLNTGGVYSPATNSWTNMTITDAPVTRSQHSAIWAGDRMMIWGGQTISRTGTTTTEILLKTGGVYFPASDRWARPTEYPNFIEENSVGAPAGRRWHTAAWSGTYLLVWGGIAGGVDNSGGQYSPVTDFWITEPISTNGAPSGRYAHTSVWTGSKMIIWGGTTGEAYLNDGAIYDPVANTWSSLASTDAPSARVYHSAVWTNTRMIIWGGANTLEGSLNSGGIYYPNDNTWIPTSTPSSTTLPKRMDHTAVWDNNSKTMIIWGGTDGLGIFYNSGASYLSQ; translated from the coding sequence ATGCGTAAAAAACTCGGACTATTCGTATGTCTGGCACTATTACTCGGTATGGCTATTTTAGTCAATACCGGCGCCAAGGGTTGCACCAGCGCCCTGCAACAGAACAACGAAACCGGCAATAGTTTCGTAGCTGAAGCCCCCTATAACCTGACGGCGACAGCTTCGTCATCCACGCAGGTCGTCCTTACCTGGCAGGAAGATTCGCTATCTGAACAAGGCGTCAGGGTCCAACGGAAGGCCGGAACAACCGGGGTATATATCACTATTGTAAACTTAGGGCGTGATGTGCACAGTTATACCGATACAAGTGTCGCACCGGCTATAAATTATTATTACCGGACCAGGAATTTTTATACAAATGCCGAAAGCGAGTATTCCAATGAAGCCTCGGTAACCACCCCGGATACCGGTTGGGATATGCCTTTCACCTTAAATGGAGCTGGGACTTCTGCTACATCAGCCAGTATTACCTGGAGCGATAATTTCAGTTCAGAGCAAGGGTTCCTTATTGAACGTAAGACCGGCTCGTCCGGAACTTACGCCCAGGTCGGTTCGGTCACGGCTAATGTCATCACTTATACCGATACCACCCTAACCCAAAGTATGACTTATTATTACCGTATTAAGGCTGATTATGCCACTAATAACGGTATCTATTCGCAGGAAACTTTAGCCAGGACATCCGGCATAACATCAGATTTCTGGGCCGCCCTTTCATCAACCAGTGCACCTATATCCAGATCACAACATACTGCAATTTGGGCTGATGGATATGGAATGATTATTTATGGCGGAAATCTCTTTCAAACTGGAGGAATTTATTCTCCAACTGCTAATTCCTGGGCAACGATTAATCCTGTAGGCACTCCTTCTGGCAGACACCATCATACCGCAGTTTGGACCGGAACGCAAATGATTATTTGGGGCGGCGATGATGGAATCCAGACATTAAATACCGGAGGAGTTTACTCTCCCGCCACAAATTCTTGGACAAACATGACGATTACCGACGCGCCGGTAACCAGATCTCAACACAGCGCTATTTGGGCGGGAGATAGAATGATGATATGGGGCGGACAAACGATCAGCAGAACAGGAACTACTACTACTGAAATACTTCTAAAAACAGGCGGTGTTTATTTCCCCGCATCAGACAGATGGGCCAGACCTACCGAATATCCTAATTTCATTGAAGAAAACAGCGTTGGCGCACCAGCCGGACGCCGTTGGCATACAGCCGCCTGGAGTGGCACTTATTTACTCGTTTGGGGCGGCATTGCCGGAGGCGTTGATAACTCCGGTGGACAATATTCCCCAGTAACAGATTTCTGGATAACAGAGCCGATATCAACCAACGGAGCACCCTCAGGTCGATATGCTCATACATCAGTATGGACAGGGTCTAAAATGATTATCTGGGGTGGAACTACGGGTGAAGCTTATTTAAATGATGGGGCAATATACGATCCCGTTGCTAATACCTGGAGTTCTTTAGCCAGCACAGATGCTCCTTCTGCCCGTGTTTATCACTCTGCTGTTTGGACGAACACAAGAATGATTATTTGGGGTGGAGCAAATACATTAGAAGGTTCTCTTAATAGTGGCGGAATATATTACCCTAATGATAACACCTGGATACCTACATCCACCCCTTCAAGTACGACTCTTCCTAAACGTATGGACCATACAGCAGTATGGGATAATAACTCCAAAACGATGATAATTTGGGGCGGAACTGACGGATTAGGAATATTCTATAATAGTGGGGCTAGTTATCTATCACAATAA
- a CDS encoding ribulose-phosphate 3-epimerase, producing the protein MNNNIKVGISILSADFSCLAKELDKCERAGVDAIHLDVMDGYFVPNITFGPVVIKSIRQHTQLPMDAHLMIEAPHRYINDYIKSGVDIITLHAECYGELKPAAQGPDKFPKEISAIYPDKIRPVLDQIHSAHKKVYIALNPGSPLCIQKILNDIDGVLIMSVNPGFSGQSFNESVLPKIESLRRIFNGDIQVDGGVNDKVAPAIIKAGASHLVTASYFFSAADPAKAVKSLRAADNPRS; encoded by the coding sequence ATGAACAACAATATCAAAGTCGGCATCAGTATCCTATCAGCTGATTTCTCCTGCCTGGCAAAAGAGCTGGATAAATGCGAGCGGGCCGGGGTTGATGCCATCCATCTTGACGTCATGGACGGCTATTTCGTGCCCAATATCACCTTCGGCCCGGTGGTCATAAAATCCATCCGCCAGCATACCCAACTGCCTATGGACGCGCACCTGATGATAGAAGCGCCGCACCGTTACATAAACGACTACATCAAATCTGGCGTTGACATCATCACCCTGCACGCCGAATGCTACGGCGAGCTGAAACCCGCGGCCCAGGGCCCGGACAAATTCCCCAAGGAAATAAGCGCCATCTACCCGGACAAAATCCGGCCGGTGCTGGACCAGATACATTCGGCCCACAAGAAAGTTTATATCGCCCTCAACCCCGGCTCGCCCCTGTGCATCCAGAAAATATTAAACGACATCGACGGCGTCCTGATTATGTCGGTCAACCCGGGATTTTCCGGGCAGTCATTCAACGAATCGGTCCTGCCAAAAATAGAATCCCTGCGCCGGATATTCAATGGCGACATCCAGGTTGACGGCGGCGTCAATGACAAGGTCGCTCCGGCCATAATCAAAGCCGGCGCCAGCCATCTGGTCACGGCCAGCTATTTCTTCAGCGCCGCCGACCCGGCCAAAGCCGTAAAATCACTTAGAGCCGCAGATAACCCTCGCTCATAG